The Terriglobales bacterium genome has a window encoding:
- the hemL gene encoding glutamate-1-semialdehyde 2,1-aminomutase, which produces MTRTTQKSKSLNQLLESLFPGGVNSPVRAFRAVGGEPPIIVRAKGSRMWDADANECIDYVGSWGPMILGHADPEVVAAVKSVAENGTSFGASTAAEGQLGELVREAFPSIEMMRFVSSGTEATMSAIRLARAFTGRKYIVKFEGCYHGHADSLLVKAGSGVATLGIPGSAGVLEEQVQFTLALPFNSIGAVEEAFARYRDQIAAIIVEPVVGNMGCVPPRPGYLQRLREIAQASGALLIFDEVMTGFRLAYGGAQELYGIVPDLTTLGKIIGGGLPVGAYGGRAEIMRMIAPLGPVYQAGTLSGNPLAMAAGVATLCRVKRDEKQIYAALENRSETLVRGVADQAKRHGVPVTTNRVGSMFTWFFQDGEVRDYEDACRSDTSAFAQFHRGMLERGVYLPPSQFEAAFLSAAHSDADIKRTIEVAHAAFQSLRS; this is translated from the coding sequence ATGACTCGAACTACACAGAAATCGAAGAGCTTGAATCAGCTCCTTGAAAGCCTTTTTCCAGGCGGCGTGAACTCGCCAGTGCGGGCGTTCCGTGCGGTTGGCGGGGAGCCGCCGATCATCGTTCGCGCGAAGGGCAGTCGCATGTGGGACGCCGACGCTAATGAGTGCATCGATTACGTCGGTTCCTGGGGACCAATGATCCTGGGCCATGCCGATCCCGAGGTAGTCGCAGCAGTAAAGAGCGTTGCGGAAAACGGCACCAGCTTCGGCGCGTCGACTGCCGCTGAGGGTCAGTTAGGCGAGTTGGTTCGGGAGGCATTCCCCTCGATCGAGATGATGCGTTTCGTCAGCTCAGGAACCGAAGCCACGATGTCAGCGATTCGCCTGGCGCGCGCATTCACGGGCCGCAAGTACATCGTTAAGTTTGAGGGCTGCTATCACGGCCATGCTGACTCGCTACTGGTGAAAGCCGGTTCGGGAGTAGCTACTCTTGGCATTCCTGGATCGGCAGGTGTGTTGGAAGAGCAGGTGCAGTTCACTCTCGCGCTGCCGTTCAACTCGATCGGGGCTGTAGAAGAGGCTTTTGCGCGTTATCGCGACCAGATTGCAGCAATCATTGTCGAACCAGTGGTCGGGAACATGGGTTGTGTTCCACCCCGACCTGGATATCTGCAGAGACTGCGCGAAATCGCGCAAGCCTCTGGCGCACTGCTGATTTTTGATGAAGTCATGACCGGTTTTCGTCTTGCTTACGGAGGAGCGCAGGAGCTCTACGGAATTGTCCCGGACCTTACCACTTTGGGAAAGATCATCGGCGGCGGTCTTCCCGTGGGAGCTTACGGCGGGCGCGCAGAGATCATGCGCATGATCGCGCCCCTTGGTCCCGTGTATCAGGCGGGCACGTTGAGTGGCAATCCGCTCGCGATGGCAGCAGGCGTCGCCACCCTGTGCCGGGTGAAACGCGACGAAAAACAGATTTACGCTGCGCTGGAAAATAGGTCCGAGACCTTGGTGCGAGGAGTGGCTGATCAGGCCAAAAGGCACGGCGTTCCAGTGACAACGAATCGGGTAGGTTCGATGTTCACGTGGTTTTTTCAGGACGGCGAAGTGCGGGATTACGAAGATGCGTGCCGATCCGATACCAGCGCCTTCGCACAATTCCATCGCGGAATGCTGGAGCGCGGAGTCTATCTGCCACCCTCCCAGTTCGAAGCGGCATTTCTCAGCGCAGCACATTCGGATGCTGACATTAAACGAACCATTGAAGTGGCTCACGCAGCTTTCCAGAGCCTCAGAAGCTAA